The proteins below come from a single Candidatus Zixiibacteriota bacterium genomic window:
- the tagF gene encoding type VI secretion system-associated protein TagF, with translation MWGKPVAPVGLFGKLPSHPDFVRLNAGGALPRALDTWFAEGLLEMRRTGAAWEVRFDVSPPIFFIFRGGPGTDVLVGVCRPGRDRSGRRYPFAIFAQETLERGGRGLHLIPVGHTPFLLAASRLATGECADGIDDQRAGRILALTTALPQNPVEVGRRFTDHLRSVTMGSFWRDVFGDTEDPRKYLIIKNLFAALGPWRGADPARMNMIIKFPLSPAATGSFLQTAIWLLLVRAIVGEETLSQAVVFWHDAVGAERMGCYLLLHPPASSVFPMVFVPSGRNDNLWDLAQIGGSDPMAARTALSGDLLVALDSPSYPIQEFIERI, from the coding sequence ATGTGGGGGAAACCGGTTGCCCCGGTCGGGTTGTTTGGCAAGCTGCCATCCCATCCTGATTTTGTCCGCTTAAACGCGGGCGGGGCACTGCCGCGGGCGCTCGACACCTGGTTTGCCGAGGGCCTTCTGGAAATGCGCCGTACCGGGGCCGCATGGGAAGTACGGTTTGACGTGTCCCCGCCGATCTTCTTTATCTTTCGCGGCGGTCCCGGCACCGATGTCCTGGTCGGCGTCTGCCGACCGGGGCGCGACCGGAGTGGTCGGCGCTACCCGTTCGCCATCTTTGCCCAAGAGACGTTGGAGCGTGGCGGACGTGGCCTCCACCTGATTCCGGTCGGCCATACCCCCTTTCTCTTGGCCGCCAGCCGTTTGGCCACCGGCGAGTGCGCCGATGGCATCGACGACCAACGGGCGGGACGAATCCTCGCTTTAACGACCGCTTTGCCTCAGAATCCGGTTGAAGTGGGCCGTCGATTCACCGATCATCTTCGTAGTGTGACGATGGGGTCTTTCTGGCGGGATGTCTTCGGCGATACTGAGGACCCGCGCAAGTACCTGATTATCAAGAACCTGTTTGCCGCCCTCGGGCCTTGGCGCGGCGCTGACCCGGCACGGATGAACATGATCATCAAGTTTCCCCTCTCACCGGCTGCCACCGGGTCCTTTCTCCAGACCGCCATCTGGCTTTTGCTTGTGCGGGCCATCGTGGGTGAAGAGACGCTCTCACAAGCGGTCGTGTTCTGGCACGACGCGGTCGGTGCCGAGAGAATGGGATGCTATCTTCTGCTCCATCCGCCGGCGTCCTCGGTGTTCCCGATGGTGTTCGTGCCGTCGGGCCGCAACGATAATCTGTGGGACTTGGCACAGATCGGCGGAAGCGACCCCATGGCAGCCAGAACGGCATTGAGCGGCGACCTCCTCGTCGCACTGGATTCACCGTCGTACCCGATCCAGGAGTTCATCGAGCGCATCTGA
- the tssM gene encoding type VI secretion system membrane subunit TssM: MFSAILPFLKSKLAALGAVVVIVLVIAIGGPRLFPRWSLWFYLAALAILIIFLLYLLVKAIQARRKARLLEGFLKKQADDQLLAARPDVKDELAAIREKLERALTMLKRSKLGRGRGGAQALYVLPWYMIIGPSAAGKSTALRNSGLHFPPVDPEAGEGNKVRGLGGTRNCDWWFSNEGIILDTAGRYTISSGGADDREEWSSFLTMLAKARPRAPINGLILAVAVDEILKESDDGREELAKNLRRRIDELILKLEILFPVYVVFTKCDLIAGFVEFFGGLSRVDREQVWGYTGKYEPTSKPVHEEFARETHALLAELERRRLRQLATEIRPAQRRGTYLFPLEFAAALKPLTAFVETLFAPNPYQQNPLIRGFYFTSGTQEGAPVAQVMAAMRRDFGLPTSGREYSEPVPETKAYFIRDLFGEIILPDELNVLTTTAAGRRRRTARFLAVVAMTAATGLLGLALLTSHMGNRSANARLRSLTSETAIATGVYPSFSLDALDSLENLRAALERAERGPGLWRRWGLYSGEPVIEAARQVYFKRYLRLFVAPSAQKLETELRGTAAPVTDDEMSRYFLTATAYTMLTLPHDSVSADIAALIEETDSVWSPTIPEGERPHLDQLLQSQVRYYWKHRRDESLPMRAAADPALLADIQRMTARYWTVATLYRKIITGSNDALGPDYTITEAAPGSTRLSGGRVGLAFTAEGWKTQVQPRIDTIEAEIAANPALKSAFASTPIDKLKEQLTERYVDEFRSTWRTFLDAALVLPMNDLTAAGDALAELSQEGTPMIGVVRKIYAQTHLRGLGDPFDRRIDEAFRPLGRFLGEVDLQKGDKSGAQAYLELMKDMPDKIKAARDGLTQQAKCAGQYRNLKLEFEKRQDNVKRLVQGSALAQSAAAFLRRPLDVAQRAAVGEVCNCINQQWENNVRANFAQLAEAYPFNRASEREVSQASVVSFFSPSGPFFAFKQSEADPAIGEGIPLSGEYSSALQAATAIQNVMPGQNIEIRFRLTASSSYRLGWQLRSCQLTYGSDVFDWVPGPDKPHDYRWPKPGGGDVSFKIDPVSGAYVPPLNFSGDWGLLRLLDQATQSGGLLLWDFPTNTGERLQMKLGFSGSDAGFISDGHFSRFRCPTRVCP; the protein is encoded by the coding sequence GTGTTCAGTGCCATCCTCCCCTTCCTGAAATCCAAACTGGCCGCCCTCGGCGCCGTCGTCGTCATCGTGCTGGTGATCGCCATCGGCGGCCCACGGCTGTTTCCCCGCTGGAGCCTGTGGTTCTACCTCGCGGCGCTGGCCATTCTGATCATCTTCCTGCTGTACCTGCTCGTCAAGGCGATTCAGGCGCGACGAAAAGCGCGCCTGTTGGAGGGCTTCCTCAAGAAGCAGGCCGACGACCAACTGCTGGCCGCCCGCCCGGATGTGAAAGACGAATTGGCGGCCATCCGGGAGAAGCTCGAACGCGCCCTGACCATGCTCAAACGCTCGAAGCTCGGTCGCGGGCGAGGCGGCGCCCAGGCGCTCTATGTGCTCCCGTGGTACATGATCATCGGCCCCTCCGCGGCCGGGAAATCGACGGCGTTGCGCAATTCCGGTCTGCACTTCCCGCCGGTCGATCCCGAAGCGGGAGAAGGAAACAAGGTCCGGGGACTGGGGGGGACACGCAACTGCGACTGGTGGTTCTCCAATGAGGGAATCATCCTCGACACCGCCGGGCGGTACACCATCTCCTCAGGCGGCGCCGACGACCGCGAGGAATGGTCCAGCTTCCTGACCATGCTGGCCAAGGCACGACCCCGCGCCCCGATCAACGGACTGATCCTCGCCGTCGCCGTCGATGAGATCCTGAAAGAGAGCGATGACGGTCGGGAGGAACTGGCGAAGAACCTGCGTCGCCGCATCGATGAGTTGATTCTGAAATTGGAAATCCTCTTCCCTGTCTACGTCGTCTTCACAAAATGCGACCTGATCGCGGGATTCGTCGAGTTCTTCGGCGGCCTGAGCCGTGTCGACCGCGAGCAGGTCTGGGGATACACGGGCAAGTACGAACCGACAAGCAAACCGGTGCATGAGGAGTTCGCCCGCGAGACCCATGCTCTGTTGGCGGAACTGGAGCGGCGCCGTCTGCGGCAACTGGCCACCGAGATCCGGCCGGCGCAGCGACGCGGCACCTATCTGTTCCCGCTCGAATTCGCCGCCGCGCTCAAGCCGCTGACCGCCTTCGTCGAGACACTGTTTGCCCCCAATCCCTACCAGCAGAATCCCCTGATCCGCGGGTTCTACTTCACCTCCGGTACACAGGAGGGGGCGCCGGTCGCCCAGGTGATGGCCGCCATGCGCCGCGACTTCGGGCTGCCGACTTCGGGACGCGAATACAGCGAGCCGGTTCCCGAGACCAAGGCATACTTCATCCGCGACCTCTTCGGTGAGATCATCCTGCCCGACGAATTGAACGTGCTGACGACGACGGCTGCCGGGCGACGCCGACGCACGGCACGATTCCTGGCGGTCGTCGCCATGACCGCGGCGACAGGGCTCCTCGGACTCGCGTTATTGACCTCCCATATGGGAAATCGGAGCGCCAATGCCCGGTTGCGTTCCCTGACGTCCGAGACGGCGATTGCCACCGGCGTGTACCCATCGTTCTCGCTCGACGCGCTCGACTCCCTGGAGAATCTGCGCGCGGCGCTGGAACGGGCCGAACGCGGCCCCGGCCTCTGGCGCCGGTGGGGGCTCTACTCCGGCGAGCCGGTGATCGAGGCGGCGCGCCAGGTCTATTTCAAACGGTACCTTCGGCTGTTCGTGGCCCCGTCCGCGCAGAAACTCGAAACCGAGTTACGCGGCACCGCGGCGCCGGTCACCGACGATGAGATGAGCCGGTATTTCCTGACGGCGACGGCGTACACGATGTTGACGCTGCCGCACGATTCGGTGTCGGCCGACATCGCGGCCCTGATCGAGGAGACCGATTCCGTCTGGAGTCCGACGATTCCCGAAGGCGAGCGGCCCCATCTCGACCAGTTGCTGCAGTCGCAGGTACGTTACTACTGGAAGCACCGGCGCGACGAATCTCTGCCGATGCGTGCCGCTGCCGATCCGGCCTTGCTGGCGGATATCCAGAGAATGACCGCCCGTTACTGGACGGTGGCCACGCTCTATCGCAAGATAATCACGGGGTCCAATGACGCGCTGGGGCCAGACTACACGATCACCGAGGCCGCTCCCGGTTCAACACGGCTGTCGGGCGGCCGGGTCGGCCTGGCGTTCACCGCCGAGGGGTGGAAGACGCAGGTGCAGCCGCGCATCGACACGATCGAAGCGGAAATCGCCGCCAACCCGGCGCTCAAGAGCGCCTTTGCCTCCACGCCAATCGACAAGCTCAAAGAGCAACTCACGGAGCGCTACGTCGACGAGTTCCGCTCCACATGGCGTACGTTCCTGGACGCCGCGCTCGTCCTCCCCATGAACGACCTGACCGCCGCTGGTGACGCGCTGGCCGAATTGTCGCAGGAAGGGACGCCGATGATCGGCGTAGTGCGCAAGATATACGCCCAAACGCACCTGCGTGGTCTCGGCGATCCCTTTGATCGCCGGATCGACGAGGCCTTTCGCCCACTCGGTCGCTTCCTCGGCGAAGTCGACCTGCAGAAGGGGGACAAGAGCGGCGCCCAAGCCTATTTGGAACTGATGAAGGACATGCCCGACAAGATCAAGGCCGCCCGCGACGGACTCACGCAACAGGCCAAGTGCGCCGGTCAGTATCGGAATCTGAAACTGGAATTTGAGAAACGCCAAGACAACGTCAAGCGCCTCGTCCAGGGCTCGGCGCTGGCACAGTCGGCGGCCGCTTTCCTGCGTCGCCCGTTGGATGTGGCGCAGCGCGCCGCCGTGGGCGAGGTTTGCAATTGCATCAACCAGCAGTGGGAAAACAACGTGCGCGCCAACTTCGCCCAACTCGCCGAGGCCTACCCCTTCAACCGCGCCAGCGAACGCGAAGTCTCCCAAGCGTCGGTCGTCTCATTCTTCAGCCCCAGCGGCCCATTCTTCGCCTTCAAACAGAGCGAGGCCGATCCGGCGATCGGCGAGGGCATTCCCCTCTCCGGTGAATACTCGTCGGCCTTACAAGCCGCGACAGCGATCCAGAATGTCATGCCGGGCCAGAACATCGAGATTCGCTTCCGCCTCACCGCCAGCAGCAGCTATCGCCTGGGATGGCAACTGCGCAGTTGTCAACTGACTTACGGAAGCGACGTGTTTGATTGGGTCCCGGGTCCGGACAAGCCCCATGACTATCGCTGGCCCAAACCGGGGGGCGGTGACGTCTCATTCAAGATCGACCCCGTGAGCGGTGCCTATGTTCCCCCGCTCAACTTCAGTGGCGACTGGGGACTGCTGCGTCTCTTGGATCAGGCCACGCAGTCCGGCGGACTCCTGCTTTGGGATTTCCCAACGAATACCGGAGAACGATTGCAGATGAAACTCGGGTTCTCTGGGTCCGATGCCGGTTTCATCTCCGACGGGCACTTCTCGCGTTTCCGGTGCCCGACACGCGTCTGTCCATAG
- the icmH gene encoding type IVB secretion system protein IcmH/DotU, whose product MSAQKATNPTPKTSSPLSHLAQPAFSFILNILSGADLGDPGQLRANIGNVFAGMERRARETGIAAEDILTARFALTAFIDEAIARSDWSGRGIWAQNPLSLEYFSTNRAGTEFFDKLEALRLRPDATADLLEIYHTCLALGFEGKFALADPRQLQALTETSGRELARIHSVSADLSPHWEPPEQVFKQVRESLPLSVIAAGLVGIVFVFFLVLRFLGSGQATSIAAQLRALM is encoded by the coding sequence ATGAGCGCACAAAAGGCGACCAACCCGACACCAAAGACATCCAGCCCGCTGTCGCACCTGGCGCAGCCGGCCTTCTCGTTCATTCTGAACATCCTCTCCGGGGCGGACCTCGGCGATCCGGGACAGTTGCGGGCCAACATCGGCAATGTCTTTGCCGGTATGGAGCGTCGAGCCCGCGAGACCGGAATCGCCGCGGAGGACATTCTCACGGCCCGGTTCGCCCTCACCGCCTTCATCGATGAAGCGATCGCCCGTTCCGATTGGAGCGGCCGGGGCATCTGGGCGCAGAATCCCCTGTCGTTGGAGTACTTCAGCACCAACAGGGCCGGGACGGAGTTCTTCGACAAGCTTGAGGCGCTGCGCCTTCGTCCCGATGCCACCGCCGACCTCTTGGAGATCTATCATACCTGTCTGGCGCTCGGCTTTGAGGGGAAATTCGCGCTGGCCGACCCACGGCAACTGCAGGCGTTGACGGAGACGAGCGGACGCGAGTTGGCCCGCATTCATTCGGTCAGCGCCGATCTGTCGCCGCACTGGGAACCGCCCGAACAGGTCTTCAAACAAGTCCGGGAGTCGCTCCCGCTGAGCGTGATCGCCGCGGGTCTCGTCGGCATCGTGTTTGTGTTCTTTCTGGTTCTTCGTTTTCTGGGCAGCGGTCAAGCCACCAGCATTGCCGCGCAGTTGCGCGCGCTCATGTAG
- the tssK gene encoding type VI secretion system baseplate subunit TssK, which yields MPQYHKILWSEGLFLTQHHFQQFDAYLTGDRAFQLRALSGFGWGTAHMVVDAEAIANRLFTITEFEGIMPDGTTVRAPAVDDPPPSRSFEAHFAPTERVLSVYLGLPRLRPGAPGVRMGSEETHTPARYQRAFSTVADEVTGENEREIAYAKKRIVVLFSGEDHEGFDLIKIAEVERNPEGVPQLRPSYVPPALAVSASPWLSAQLRGVVETASAKSQSLADQVRQRTPTLTEFSTTDMPNFLKLHTINAYIPLLAHAHQYPRLHPSALYQLLAQCAGHLCTFQVGAHPRDLPGYRHDDLEGTFRPLIGRLRELLEAVVEARFVRIPLTRVDVSRLEGTIPDPALFTTSDFYIGVSGDVSESRLAGEFPKHAKIVSPDKIATLIGKNLPGVNLIFMQLPPAAIPRRAGVVYFRLDPRGDRWEFIKKAGQIAIYAPPAEFPGWEVECLAVEK from the coding sequence ATGCCGCAATACCACAAGATCCTATGGAGCGAGGGTCTATTCCTGACCCAGCATCACTTTCAGCAGTTCGACGCCTACCTGACGGGGGACCGCGCGTTTCAACTGCGGGCGTTGTCCGGCTTCGGCTGGGGGACCGCGCACATGGTCGTGGATGCCGAGGCGATCGCCAACCGGTTGTTCACGATCACCGAGTTCGAAGGGATCATGCCCGACGGCACCACGGTACGCGCCCCCGCAGTGGACGACCCACCACCATCGCGTTCATTCGAGGCCCACTTCGCCCCGACCGAGCGCGTGCTCTCGGTCTATCTCGGCCTGCCGCGCCTGCGCCCCGGAGCGCCCGGAGTCCGCATGGGTTCCGAAGAGACGCACACGCCGGCGCGCTACCAGCGCGCCTTCAGCACCGTCGCCGATGAAGTCACCGGCGAGAACGAGCGTGAGATCGCCTACGCCAAGAAGCGGATCGTCGTCTTGTTCTCGGGGGAGGACCACGAGGGATTCGATCTGATCAAGATTGCCGAGGTGGAACGCAACCCCGAGGGCGTCCCCCAACTGCGGCCATCGTATGTCCCGCCCGCGCTGGCAGTGAGCGCTTCACCGTGGCTGAGCGCGCAACTGCGCGGCGTGGTGGAAACCGCCTCCGCCAAGTCGCAGTCGCTGGCCGATCAGGTGCGGCAGCGCACGCCGACCCTGACCGAGTTCTCCACCACCGACATGCCGAATTTTCTCAAGTTGCACACCATCAATGCCTATATCCCCCTGTTGGCGCATGCGCATCAGTACCCGCGTCTTCATCCTTCGGCGTTGTATCAACTGCTGGCCCAGTGTGCCGGGCATCTGTGCACTTTCCAGGTCGGGGCGCATCCCCGCGATCTCCCCGGCTACCGCCACGATGATCTGGAGGGGACGTTCCGGCCCTTGATCGGTCGCCTGCGCGAGCTCCTCGAAGCAGTCGTGGAGGCGCGATTCGTCCGCATTCCACTGACCCGTGTCGATGTCTCCCGGCTGGAGGGCACGATCCCCGATCCGGCGCTCTTTACCACCAGCGATTTCTACATCGGTGTCTCGGGCGATGTCTCGGAGAGCCGTCTGGCCGGTGAGTTCCCCAAGCATGCGAAGATCGTGTCGCCGGACAAAATCGCCACGCTCATCGGCAAGAACCTACCTGGTGTGAATCTCATCTTCATGCAACTACCACCGGCCGCCATTCCCCGGCGCGCTGGTGTTGTGTATTTCCGCCTCGATCCCCGTGGCGATCGTTGGGAGTTCATCAAGAAGGCGGGACAGATTGCCATCTATGCCCCCCCGGCGGAATTCCCCGGCTGGGAGGTCGAGTGTCTGGCGGTGGAGAAGTGA
- the tssJ gene encoding type VI secretion system lipoprotein TssJ: MSRSTAYRMAALVIVVEGLAGCGILFSKQEKPMRVEVAFTGTDSLNFDGQTAQAVQVKAFILNNTERFSATNVQAFFSSTFDVSFTAEFAKDIIDSVTLIIAPRETRRSTIEIPFSRARNVSPHFGAIANFAQPATVRGRERIVFKIPKKTQQTVAIQLGSNWVERGK, translated from the coding sequence ATGAGTAGGAGCACGGCCTATCGGATGGCCGCACTGGTCATCGTCGTGGAAGGACTCGCCGGTTGTGGGATTCTGTTCTCAAAACAGGAAAAACCGATGCGCGTCGAAGTCGCCTTCACGGGCACCGATTCGCTGAACTTCGATGGCCAGACGGCACAAGCGGTGCAGGTGAAGGCCTTCATTCTAAACAACACCGAGCGATTCTCCGCCACCAATGTTCAGGCCTTCTTCAGCAGCACCTTCGACGTCAGCTTCACCGCCGAGTTCGCCAAGGACATCATCGACTCGGTCACACTGATCATCGCACCGCGGGAGACGCGCCGCTCCACGATCGAGATTCCCTTCAGCCGCGCCCGCAACGTTTCGCCGCACTTCGGCGCCATCGCCAACTTTGCGCAGCCCGCGACCGTGCGCGGCCGCGAACGGATCGTGTTCAAGATACCCAAGAAGACACAACAGACCGTGGCCATCCAACTCGGTTCGAATTGGGTGGAACGCGGGAAGTGA
- a CDS encoding type VI secretion system-associated FHA domain protein — MDVDLIRAETRRWLQRLEGQWLEAESGDTPADPELRKEILATLRQSLEESERSGQSAVTGESSDIKALRSENARLRAQLELNRTAYDYLVRLAHHFSGEETSFDSPEQIRAFCERIKRSAGMLVQEFQELLSGRKKVQTTWSLYSSATAGPVGEMTRQIRLGDMHGDLGKLLFDWRAATIDEESTAGLKLAIDELKHHQLAIMAGYERCVREGTREILEMLAPATLEQEIFAGESGDRASGGIRWRRWLPGHSFRLWRRYKKRYGELAAEDDRWYQARFLPAFREGYRDYMWAKTQGSGTLERPKKQGGTNE; from the coding sequence ATGGATGTCGATTTGATCCGCGCGGAGACGCGTCGGTGGCTGCAACGCCTTGAAGGTCAATGGCTTGAGGCCGAGTCCGGCGACACCCCGGCCGATCCTGAACTCCGTAAGGAGATACTGGCCACTCTCCGACAGTCGCTGGAGGAATCCGAGCGGTCGGGACAGAGCGCCGTCACCGGCGAATCGAGCGACATCAAGGCCCTGCGCTCCGAGAATGCCCGCCTCCGCGCCCAACTGGAGTTGAATCGCACCGCCTACGACTACTTGGTGCGCCTGGCACACCATTTCTCCGGTGAGGAAACCTCCTTCGATTCTCCGGAGCAGATTCGGGCCTTCTGCGAACGGATCAAACGCTCCGCGGGGATGCTGGTGCAGGAATTCCAAGAGCTCTTGTCGGGGCGCAAGAAGGTCCAGACAACATGGTCCTTGTATTCTTCGGCGACAGCAGGCCCGGTAGGCGAGATGACGCGTCAGATCCGTTTGGGGGACATGCATGGCGATCTGGGGAAGCTCCTGTTTGATTGGCGCGCCGCAACGATCGACGAGGAATCGACCGCCGGTCTCAAGTTGGCCATCGACGAGCTGAAGCACCATCAACTGGCCATCATGGCCGGATACGAGCGGTGCGTGCGCGAAGGGACGCGGGAAATCCTGGAAATGCTCGCGCCGGCGACCTTGGAGCAGGAGATCTTCGCCGGCGAATCGGGCGATCGGGCAAGCGGCGGCATCCGCTGGCGGCGATGGCTCCCCGGTCATAGTTTTCGCCTCTGGCGCCGCTACAAGAAGCGGTATGGAGAGTTGGCGGCCGAGGATGATCGCTGGTACCAGGCACGTTTCCTCCCCGCCTTTCGGGAAGGATACAGAGACTATATGTGGGCGAAGACCCAGGGAAGCGGGACATTGGAACGCCCCAAGAAGCAAGGGGGAACAAATGAGTAG
- a CDS encoding APC family permease — translation MSGPRRLDEHAGSSGGSPDSNSNVPPGSPQRTWHVGAFLRRVLIGGKRKLSEPGVFHKVSLVALLAWVGLGADGLSSSAYGPEEAFKALGSHTYLAILLAVATAFTVSVIAYAYSRIIEHFPFGGGGYVVSTSVLGPKAGVVSGAALLVDYVLTISISIAAGADAVFSFLPLHWQSLLIFGLIPAKLLVEFAGIAVLVTLNLRGVRESVTILAPIFITFLVTHAILILGVIVSRAHEIPAVVTEIHHGFTQGLQAPPVGLGLAGMIALFLRAYSMGGGTYTGIEAVSNGLMIMREPRVETGKRTMVLMAASLAATASGLIVAYLLAGAVPAAGKTMNAVLAGRFVESLGWLGPWAATAFVTITLFSEAMLLFVAAQAGVIDGPRVMANMAHDSWLPHRFSQLSDRLTMQNGILLMGITSALTLLYTGGSVTHLVVMYSINVFLTFSLTELSMCRFWIRDRARHARWKKHISIHVIGLILCVSILSITIYEKFGEGGWVTLVLTIALIGVCALVRRHYAKVGRQLKVLDDVLQDVPTASDRPIPALDPTAPTAVLLVGSYAGLGVHSLLSIRHQFGDHFHNLIFISVGVIDSASFKGADAVEQVQTHTESTLRQYVALARGFGLAADYRVAVGTEAVAAAEEACLTIAKEYPKSVFFAGKLVFAEERWYQRLLHNETARQLQRRLQSAGLYAMILPVRVRP, via the coding sequence ATGTCCGGGCCTCGACGGCTCGACGAGCATGCCGGCTCATCTGGTGGTTCGCCGGACAGCAACAGCAACGTTCCACCTGGATCGCCACAACGCACATGGCACGTTGGTGCGTTTCTCCGACGTGTCCTGATCGGCGGCAAGCGCAAGCTGAGCGAGCCGGGTGTCTTCCATAAGGTCTCACTGGTCGCCCTCTTGGCGTGGGTGGGCCTGGGCGCGGACGGCCTGTCCTCTTCGGCCTACGGTCCCGAGGAGGCGTTCAAGGCGCTGGGATCCCACACCTATCTGGCCATTCTCCTGGCTGTGGCCACAGCATTCACCGTCAGCGTCATCGCCTACGCCTACAGCCGGATCATCGAGCACTTTCCGTTCGGTGGCGGCGGGTACGTTGTCTCCACCAGCGTCCTCGGGCCGAAGGCTGGAGTCGTCTCCGGGGCCGCGCTGCTGGTTGACTATGTTCTAACGATATCGATTTCCATCGCGGCCGGAGCCGACGCCGTCTTCAGCTTCCTGCCGCTCCACTGGCAGAGTCTGCTCATATTCGGACTGATCCCGGCGAAGCTGTTGGTGGAATTCGCCGGCATTGCCGTTCTCGTGACGCTCAACCTGCGCGGGGTCCGGGAGTCGGTGACCATTCTGGCGCCGATCTTCATCACCTTTCTCGTCACCCATGCGATCTTGATCCTGGGCGTCATTGTCAGCCGCGCGCACGAAATTCCCGCTGTCGTCACCGAGATCCATCACGGTTTCACACAGGGACTGCAAGCCCCGCCGGTGGGACTGGGGCTGGCCGGTATGATCGCCCTGTTTCTCCGCGCCTACTCGATGGGGGGAGGAACCTACACCGGCATTGAGGCAGTGTCCAACGGTCTCATGATCATGCGCGAGCCGCGGGTCGAGACCGGCAAGCGCACGATGGTCCTGATGGCCGCGTCGCTGGCGGCGACGGCCAGCGGCTTGATCGTCGCCTACCTCCTGGCCGGTGCCGTGCCCGCCGCCGGGAAGACGATGAACGCCGTGCTGGCCGGCCGGTTTGTGGAGTCACTGGGGTGGCTCGGCCCTTGGGCGGCCACCGCGTTTGTGACGATCACCTTATTCTCCGAAGCGATGCTGTTGTTCGTCGCCGCCCAAGCGGGAGTGATCGACGGCCCCCGGGTCATGGCCAACATGGCGCATGACTCCTGGCTCCCGCACCGCTTCTCGCAGTTGTCCGACCGTCTGACGATGCAGAACGGCATCCTGCTGATGGGCATCACCTCGGCGTTGACGCTCCTCTACACCGGCGGCAGCGTCACGCATCTGGTCGTCATGTATTCCATCAATGTCTTTCTGACCTTCTCGCTGACCGAACTGTCGATGTGCCGGTTCTGGATACGTGACCGGGCCCGTCATGCCCGCTGGAAGAAGCACATCAGCATCCACGTGATCGGCCTGATTCTGTGCGTGTCGATTCTCAGCATCACGATCTATGAGAAGTTCGGTGAAGGGGGTTGGGTCACACTGGTCCTGACGATCGCGCTGATCGGCGTGTGTGCGCTGGTGCGTCGGCACTATGCGAAGGTGGGACGGCAGTTGAAGGTCTTAGACGACGTCCTGCAGGATGTTCCCACGGCCTCAGACCGGCCAATCCCGGCGCTGGATCCAACCGCCCCCACGGCCGTCCTGCTGGTGGGCTCGTATGCCGGATTGGGGGTTCATTCGCTTCTGTCGATCCGGCACCAGTTCGGCGACCACTTCCACAATCTCATATTCATCTCAGTGGGCGTCATTGACTCAGCCAGTTTCAAGGGCGCTGACGCCGTGGAGCAGGTTCAGACTCATACCGAGAGCACCCTGCGGCAGTACGTGGCGCTGGCCCGCGGTTTCGGTCTGGCCGCAGACTATCGGGTCGCCGTCGGCACCGAGGCGGTTGCCGCCGCCGAGGAGGCGTGCCTCACGATCGCCAAGGAGTACCCAAAATCGGTGTTCTTCGCCGGCAAGCTCGTCTTTGCCGAAGAGCGTTGGTACCAGCGACTATTGCATAACGAGACGGCGCGCCAACTGCAGCGGCGGCTCCAGTCCGCCGGTCTCTATGCGATGATCCTCCCGGTGCGGGTCAGGCCATGA